GCATGTCCACTGAAGGAGCACTGTCCTCTCTTCCTAATGCACTACACCACACTCATAcacgctttagtggggaccaaagcaggtgaatgTCGTTGttcgtcagtgtttgtacagattATACAGGTGTATATATGAAGCAGCCcttctttttattcttcattttcctcatctttaggaattttaaataaagtgacagATTTTTGTCTGTGTCGCATTGATGGGAAGACACATTTGCGGGACAAGCAGTTGTATTTTAGtaggtttttttatatatatatatatttatatatatatatatatatatatatatatatatatatatatattgtttttatattggaATTATGCTGGGCTCAGGTTTATCACTGAGCCATATTTGTAGACATGCCTTAACATCCTGAACAGAGCCCGGGAGAGAAAGTCTTTTCTCCATAATTTCAACATGTTCTCTGCCactactttctagattgtattTCCTATTTACCGTGTATggcattgtctgtgtgtgttggtgaagTTGACAGTTAGAGAAGTCTCACTTGTGTTGCAGTAAATATCTCCTTGCCTTTGACACCTGCCCACAGAGTTTCGATTGAGGGAGTTGGAGGGTTGACTACAAAAGGTGAAGGGGGGGCGCAGCCTCAGCCAGACGGCGTAGCTGCAGGTTGACAATGATGCAAATGTTCTGCATTATATTTGTCCTTTATTTCTTCGCCCCAGCTGGTAAGATTATGAATATTCCTCAGAACTATACAAAGAAAATGTggttataaataaatgacacgtTTAGGATTTAATTTCATgttatgtgcttttttttccttttttttttttaaacatatttaactttaaaacattaatattaataccaTTTAATTTCATAATAGTTCATTTGTATTCTGTAATGTCTGTATTCATTTTTCTTCCCTCCTCATATCAGGGGGAAGTGAGGTTGGCATAGTACATGGTACCATTTCAACGCCTCATTCCAGGCCCTATATGGCATCACTCCAGTTATCTAAAGAACAAAAGTGTGGTGGCATTCTCATTCGGGAGGACTTTGTTTTGACAGCAGCACACTGCAAACAgtgagtttgttttattcttatcAATCCAAATCAGATGTGCCAATTTACCAAAGCTGTTGTCTTATTCACACAACTAATGATGTattatttacaatgtttttgttgagaAGTACTTCCTGTAACTGTCCATTAACCAGgaaatataaatgttatatCAGTGACAagtatctgtttttattttatatatgacTTAACGTGCACAAATAGAACAAGGAGACTCACTTAATGGTTTTAAACTCGGACAGAAAGAAATGGGAGCAGATTCACTAAGATGTCTCTTCCTCTGTCCGAGTTTAGCTATTTATGGAGTTGaatgggccctttgcacagcagccattttgaaagTTTAGAGTAGGAAAatcacatgtaaatgtaaatttcaCGCAGCGTCTTCAGTGTCAGGGTTTATCATACTGTCCCgactcacacaaactcaaaATGGCTGATGTGCAAAGGGCCCATTCACTAAATGGTCCAATagtgctgctgcctgtctttGCCATAAATAATAGTgattataataatttatattaaTAGTATTGCATGTTCTCTGGTGTGACAGGACTAAAGACATGACTGTGGTACTCGGGGCACACAACataaacaagagagagaaaagtcagCAACGGATCAAAGTGGCTGCATACTATTCACATCCAAAATTCACTGGAGAATATGATCATGACATTATGCTTCTTAAGGTAAAGTAAACGCAGAAACCATTTAAATGCTGATCTTAGTCCGTGTTTGAACAGAGTCCTTTTAGTTTCATTTATTATGCTGCAATATGAAGTGATGCAAGacgttgtgtgttgtgttcacacaTTTGCACTGAAGCAGGTGAGGATGTGGGGACGACGGGCTGTATTGTCATTCTCACTCTTATGGTAAAGtacattgtttcatttttttcttccagttgAAAAAGAAAGCCAAACTGAACAAGTATGTCAGAGCCATCGAGTTGCCTGATAAAGACAGTGAGATCCATGCCAATGTTCCATGTGTCGTTGCTGGCTGGGGCCAAACTGGATTTCAGGAGCCTTACTCAAAATTACTGAGGGAAACCACAGAGAAGACTCAGTCCAGCGTTGAGTGCAAAAAAATATGGAAAGAACACTTCAAAAGTGATCGCATGATATGCACCACATTTGACAAGAAGAAGGGAGGAGTTTGCCAGGTAAAGCCACtatttaattatattaaagTAGAACAGTGAAAACGCAAACTATTTCAcacccttttgtttttttattttgacaaaaacaaatgagttcTTCCCTCTACTGAATCTaggtcttttgtctttttcctaCAGGGTGATTCTGGCGGACCA
This genomic interval from Solea solea chromosome 2, fSolSol10.1, whole genome shotgun sequence contains the following:
- the LOC131455423 gene encoding mast cell protease 4-like, whose amino-acid sequence is MMQMFCIIFVLYFFAPAGGSEVGIVHGTISTPHSRPYMASLQLSKEQKCGGILIREDFVLTAAHCKQTKDMTVVLGAHNINKREKSQQRIKVAAYYSHPKFTGEYDHDIMLLKLKKKAKLNKYVRAIELPDKDSEIHANVPCVVAGWGQTGFQEPYSKLLRETTEKTQSSVECKKIWKEHFKSDRMICTTFDKKKGGVCQGDSGGPLICDGKPQGITAYTAQDCSDTRYPHVFTKIQFFLPWIKKVMQGNRNVE